The stretch of DNA ccggatgtggcccgcgggccgtagtttgcccacccctgcattatATGCATGATAATATAACTAGTAATAACATTCATGTATTTTGCTGTATTAAATAGATTCACAAACCTAAAACCTGAATTGTAAGTAACAGTGTTCTGTTTCCTTTTTTTAGTCTGTCAGAAGTAGAACTCTTTCCATGTCTAACACAAGTAGTGAAGATTTTGACCTCCTTTCTATGCTGGGTCAAGGAAATTTCGGAAAGGTGAGTTAGTCCTTTGGGGACACTATTAAATGAAGCACATTCAGGGTATagaaatgaaataacaaaatcagGTTTACTAAAGGTATCTCTTTCTTTATTCCAGGTATTTCTGTCAGATCACAAACCTACTAACAGCAAATTTGCCGTGAAGGCCATTCCAAGGAGAAAATATGACCAACATGCTGCTCAAAGGTAAGTATGGGCcgaaataaaaaaaggaaataaaaaaaaaaacagtgggacAACTTGGCACCTAGcaagtaacacatagcaaccaactagTTGCTCACCAAGCTGTGGAATgtcaggatttggctgaatcccaacaCTTTGTAAAAGATTTAGATTTGGCTAAATTATTAATGATGGGTCAAACCAAATACAAATTCTTGTGTCATGTGATACAGGTGTTAAATTCTGTATGAGGCCAAATCTTTTTTAGTTAGTATTGGTTTAAGTATCGTAAAATAGCTCTACTTTTTTATAATATCAGCATGTAAGATCGTATTCTTCTGTTTTTCAGGATACAGACGGAAAAGGACATAATGCAATTGGTAACGGACAAAAAAGCTCCATTCCTGGTTGGCTTAGATGCTTCCTTTGTGACAAACTACAATGAGTGTTTGGTTATGGAATATGCCCCAGGAGGTGACCTAAGGTCACTTATGGACAAGTATGACCTGCCACTGGAATGCACCAGGTAAGTAGTATTGGGCatctccaggcccggatttgtggagaggccacaaaggcccgggcctagggcggcagaagtttaggggcggcatgccgccccgccgcaagaacattttttaattttgctcccatacggagcagtcgggacctctccccactgctccgtatgggagttaaaaagagcgttcgcgcatgcgcaatggggagctggcgctttgcgcatgcgcagtgggggcgcgttcgcgcatgcgcaccggggtgcgcgttcgcgcatgcgcatgtgGGAcgcccacaggggcggcctcggggcgcaccggagagaaatccggccctgggcatCTCTGTAGGTTCCCATTGAGCCAGTAGTACCATTTGTAGGGCAATTAAACCACTAATCTATTTTGTGTGATACTGAATATAAACAGAGAACGTTATAGGTATGCTTAGCTAGTGTTATATGATATCTCTAGTACCATTAGGCAATTGGAAGTTacaattttctctttatttttgcagattttatgcAGCCTGCATCGTGCTCGGTGTGAAATTTTTGCATGACAATAAGATTGTCCATAGGTAAGCATTGGTAAAAAAGATTCTCAAATACTTTATATGTGAGAGCTGCAAAACATTACTATTGCattatatgataaaaaaaatattgaatattgaATATTCACTaggtatttttaatattttttgcagAGATTTGAAGcctgaaaatattttgttggatAAGAGAGGATATCCCAGAATTACAGACTATGGAATTAGCACAACTGGTACGTTTCCCTGGCCTCATATTATATAAAGAGATGGTTTCATGTGCCATTTTGTGCATGGCCAGAAACTAAATTTATTCATACAATATTTGTATCCAATATGCAATCAGCTACTGATACAGATACGGCTCCAATCTATATAAATGTGGCCTGTTCCCATTAGTGTGTATGTTATGTGCATCAGGCCTATTTTAAGTTCCATGGCACCACAGAGCCTATTCTGTTCTTGCTGTGGGCTTAGTACTTCTCTTATTTACACTGTAGTAGAAAGGGGAGATAATATTTATAATTGCTGTGTTGgttcatatttatattttctataagTATGCACACCTCTAGAAGGTACTTTTGAAACTTTGTGTATAACTAATTCATAAGCTGTTACTATACAAATCAATGTTTACTGTATTTGTTagttatttgtattatatatcattattttagtttcttttaaaaCCGTATTTAATTTGAGACTTAAGTATGGAGATATAGGTGTTATAGAAAATATACAATCAGTATTTCAGGTAGACAGGAACAAAAGTGCGTGAATACAGGTCGCTACTCTGCCACTAACTCAATCCTCTTTTTCTGTTAAAGGTATAGGCTTTGGGCAAAGAATGTGTAACCAATGCGGCACTCGCCCATATATGGCCCCTGAACTATTCACGGAACCTTATTATACCAGATCGGTGGACTGGTGGGCCTTAGGTGTCATCATTTATGAGATGATACTTAGAGAGGTAAGTGTAAAGCATCCATAAATACAATTAGCTGGGGGGTCTATTCCCCTGTATCCTGGAGCCTAAGTGaaacaataatttatatatatatatatatatatatagtctttccccttctttataatatatattaatatgacaCAATGACTGATGCCCTGGTCAGATTCATAGTAGAACTGTAAAACTCAGTAAGAACTGAATCGTTGTTAGAGGTCTAAGAAAACCTGCTTCCTAAACAAATGCCTTTCTAAATTTACAGTTGCCATTTGATGGAGACAATGGTGATGAGATTCGTATGAAGATTATTCGCAAAAGGCCAAAATATCCACTTACCCTGCCTGCGAATGTCCGTGATATACTACAAGGAGTAAGTTGCTGCCATGATATTCATTTTATCATCTGTTCTCTAAggcacaacatacagtatatatatatatatctaagaaGGAAACACTTAGCCAAATATCCAATGCAGAGCTCACTGTAACACCTGCC from Xenopus tropicalis strain Nigerian chromosome 8, UCB_Xtro_10.0, whole genome shotgun sequence encodes:
- the LOC116406835 gene encoding serine/threonine-protein kinase N1-like translates to MRIFYAACIVLGVKFLHDNKIVHRDLKPENILLDKRGYPRITDYGISTTGIGFGQRMCNQCGTRPYMAPELFTEPYYTRSVDWWALGVIIYEMILRELPFDGDNGDEIRMKIIRKRPKYPLTLPANVRDILQGLLNKNPALRLGSTVEGAHAIMERPFFFVSV